The Gemmatimonadales bacterium sequence AATCCATACAAGGCCGCCTTCGCCCGCGACACGAACGCCCGCACCCTCGGCGAGGCGATGAAGGGCGCCGACGTGTTCGTGGGTCTCTCGGTGGCGGGCATCGTCTCCCGCGACATGGTGGCCGGGATGGCCGAGCGGCCGATCGTGTTCGCGCTCGCCAACCCGACGCCGGAGATCATGCCGGACGAAGTGCGCGCGGCCCGCCCCGACGCCATAGTCGCCACCGGCCGGTCCGACTTCCCGAACCAGGTCAACAACGTCCTCGGCTTTCCGTTCATCTTCCGCGGTGCGCTCGACGTCCGCGCACGCGCGGTGAACGACGAGATGAAGATGGCCGCGACCCGCGCCCTTGCCGCGCTGACGCGCGAAGAAGTGCCGGAAGCCGTGCTCCTGGCATACGGTCTCGACCACCTCCACTTCGGGCCGGACTACCTGATCCCCAAGCCGCTCGACGCCCGGGTGCTGCTGTGGGTGGCGCCGGCGGTCGCCGAGGCCGCGGTGAAGAGCGGCGTGGCGCGCACCACTCTCGACCCGGTCCGCTACCGCGAGCAGCTGGAGGAGCGCTTCGGCGCGAGCCGGGCCCTGGTGCGCACCCTCACCGCGCGCGCCCGGCGGACCCTCCAGCGACTGGTCTTTCCCGAGGGGCACGACCACCGGGTCCTCCGCGCCGCGCATCTCCTCGCGGACGAAGGCGTGGCGAAACCGATCCTCCTGGGTTCCCGGGAGCGCATCGCGCGCGCAGCGGCCGAGGCCGAGGTGCCTCTCGACGCCCTCACGATCGTGGACCCCGCGACCGACGCCGCCCGGGAGCGTTACGCCAAGGGGCTCTGGGAGCGCCGCGCCCGCAAGGGCGTCACCGAGCACCAGGCGATCCAGCTGGCGTCGCGTCCCGACTACTTCGGCTCCCTGATGGTGGCGCTGGGCGATGCCGACGCGCTGCTGTACGGCATCGAGCAGATCTACCCGGACAAGCTGCACGCACCGCTCCAGGTGGTCGGCGTGACCCCGCTTGCGGGGATCGCCGCGGGCGTCATCGCGGTTACGATCGAGCGCGACTCCTACTTCCTCGCCGACACCACCCTGGTCGAGCATCCCGACGCGCGGACCGTCGCTACCATCGCATCACAGACCGCGAAGCTGGTGCGGCGCTTCGGGCTGGTGCCAAGGGTAGCGCTGCTGTCGTTCTCCAACTTCGGGTCCTACCGCACCGATGACAGCACCCGCATGGCCCTCGCGGCCCGCATCCTGCACGACGAAGAGCCGGACCTCGAGGCGGACGGCGAGATGATGGCCGAGACCGCGCTGACGCCCGCCCTCCTCAGGGGCCAGTACCCCTTCAGCCGGCTCAAGGGGCAGGCCAACGTGCTCATCTTCCCCGGCGTCGCGGCGGCGAACATCGCCTACCAGCTCATCAAGTGCCTGGCGGGCGCGCAGGTCATCGGCCCGATGATCGTGGGCACGGCCAAGCCGGTGCACCTGTTGCGACGCGATTCAAGCGTGGAGGACGTCGTCAACATGGCCGTTATCGCCGCCGTGGACGCGCAGGAGCGGTGCCGGTGACGGCCCTGCAGGTTTCAGACTCCGGTGTTACTTTTTCCGGCTCAACTTTCGACTTCGGACCCTGACTGATATGACCACGACCGCCGCCCCTTCGACCCTTCACGGTCACGGCCTGCGCCACACCGGCACGGCATTCTGGAACCTCACCCCCGCGGGCCTGTACGAAGAGGCCGTGAAGCGCGGTGAGGGCACGGTCGCCGCCGGCGGCCCGATCGTGGTGATCACCCGGCCGCACACCGGCCGCTCCCCCAACGACAAGTTCGTGGTTCGGGAGCCGGCGTCGGAGAGCACGGTCTGGTGGGGCAACGTCAACCAGCCGTTCGAGCCGGCGAAGTTCGACGCGCTCCACGCCGCGGTACTGCACCACCTCGAGACCCAGGACCTCTTCATCCGCGATCTCTTCGCCGGTGCGGATCCGAAGTACCGCCTCCCGGTGCGGTTCATCACGCCGCGCGCCTGGAGCGCGCTCTTCGTCAACAACATGTTGGTGCGCCCGCACGCCGCCGAGCTGGCAGGCTTCGAGCCCGGATTCACCGTGCTGCACGCACCCGAGTTCCAAGCGGACCCGGCGAAGCACGGCACGAAGAGCGGCACCTTCATCATCATCAGCTTCGCGAAGAAGCTGATCCTGATCGGCGGGACGCGGTACGGCGGCGAGATGAAGAAGTCGATCTTCACGATAATGAACTACCTCCTCCCCGACCGTGACGTCCTGCCGATGCACTGCTCGGCGAACGTGGCGAAGAACGGCGAGTCGGCGATCTTCTTCGGCCTCTCGGGCACCGGGAAGACCACGCTTTCGGCGGACCCGGAGCGCGGCCTGATCGGCGACGACGAGCATGGCTGGAGCGACCGCGGCGTCTTCAACTTCGAGGGCGGCTGCTACGCGAAGGTGATCCGCCTCTCCCCCAGGGGCGAGCCGGAGATCTACGCCACCACCCGGCGCTTCGGCACGGTGCTCGAGAACGTCGTCATCGACCCGGTCACGCGCGAGCTCAACCTGGACAGCCAGGAGATCACCGAGAACACCCGCGCCTGCTACCCGATCGACTACATCCCGAACCACGTCCCGTCGGGCGCGGCAGGCCACCCCCAGCACGTGGTCTTCCTCACGGCGGACGCCTTCGGCGTCCTGCCGCCGATAAGCAAGCTCTCCGCCGACCAGGCGATGTACCACTTCCTGTCCGGCTATACCGCGAAGGTCGCCGGCACGGAGCGCGGCGTGACCGAGCCCAAGGAGACGTTCAGCACCTGCTTCGGCGCGCCGTTCCTCCCGCGGCCACCGGCGCTCTACGCCGAGATGCTCGGGAAACGGATCCATCAGCACAAGGTCTCGTGCTGGCTGGTGAACACCGGTTGGACGGGCGGCCCCTACGGCGTCGGCCAGCGGATGAACCTCGGGTACACCCGCTCGATGTTGCGCGCGGCGCTCGCCGGCGCACTTGACGGGGCAGCCTGCACGCCCGATCCGGTTTTCGGCGTGCGGGTGCCGCACCACGTCCCCGACGTGCCGGACGACGTACTCAGGCCGCGCGACACGTGGACCGACCGGGCCGCCTACGACGCGCAGGCCGCGAGGCTCGCCGGACTGTTCGCGAAGAACTTCGAGAAGTACGCCGCCGGCGTCCCGCAGACGGTGCGTGACGCAGGGCCGAAAGCGGGCTGAGCCTGGTGAGGCGCGCCGGGCCCCGCGGGGAGGTCGTCCGCGACCTCCTCTGGCAGAACATCGCGCTGGAGCCCGCCGCGCTGGAAGTCGTAGACACGCCGGCCTTCCAACGGCTGCGCTACGTCCGCCAGCTGGGCCACGCCTTCCTCGTCTATCCCGGCGCGACCCACACCCGCTTCGAGCACGCCCTCGGCGCGTATGGGCTCGCCCGGCGCGCGCTCGACATCCTGGGGGCGCAGGAGGGCGGCGACGCCATCTCCGATCGCGACTCGCTCTTCATCCGCCTCGGCGCGCTGCTCCACGACATCGGTCACTACCCCTTCTCGCACGCCCTCGAAGAAGCCGGGTTCACCTCGCACGAAACGCTCGCCGCGGGCCTGCTCTCGCGCCCGCCGCTGGCCGAAGTGCTCGCCGACCACGGCTTCGAGCGTCCCGCCGAGACGTTCGGGGCGCTGGTCCGCGGCACCAGCGATCATCCGCTCGCGGGCCTGATCTCCGGCTCCATTGACGTGGACAAGATCGACTACCTCAAGCGCGACGCGCTCATGTGCGGCGTGCCTTACGGCGAGGTGGATGTCGACCGACTCCTTGCCTGCCTCACGGTCACGGAGCTGGGCGGCAGGCGAACGGTCGGCATCCTGGAGAAGGGCGTCGCGGCGCTAGAGTCGCTGCTCTTCGCGAAGTACCAGATGTACCGGAACGTTTACTGGCACCACGCGGTCCGGAGCGCGACCGCTATGTTCAAGCGCCTGGTTCGCGAGGCGGTCCTGGACCGCGCGCTCGACCCCGGTTCGCTCGTCGAGACCACCGACGACGCCTTGGTGCACGACATCGCCGCCCGGGACCGGACCGGCATGGCCAAGGCGCTAAGGGAGCGGCGGCTTTACAAGCGCGCGCTGGAGTCGCTGCCCGCCGAACTGCCGGCGCCCCTGCCATCCTGGCTTCGGGACGACGCGGTGCGGCTCGCCAGAGCCGAGGACGCGCTGGCACGCGCGGTGGGACTCGGTCGGGGCGAGCTGCTCATCGACCTCCCGCACAAGGAGGCGATGCTCGGCCTCGACCTCCCCATCGTGCGGCGCGACGGCTCGGTGGAGCGGCTCACGCAGAAGGGCTGGCCGGGCAGGATGGACCTGCCTCCGTTCGCCGCCGGTCTGGCCGAGTCGGCGTGCCGGCTGCGGGTGTTCGTCGGGCGGCCGGTCGAGGTGGAGCGGGAGGCGCTGCTGGAAGTGCTGGCCGGCTGACTTTCCGGCCGATCTGCTAGGCGACGGCCGGGGCCTGGGTCTCGCCGCTGGTGCGCGGCGACCGGGTTTCCGCAGTGGTGGTCGTGTCCTCCGGCATCTCTCCCGCGGAATCCACGTGCACGATGATCGCCGTGATGTTGTCCAACCCCCCACGGCGGTTGGCTTCCGCCACCATGCGGTCCACCCATTTCTCGGGCGTGCCCTGCGTCTGGAGGATGGACGCGAGCCCGTCGTCCTCCACCATCCCGGTGAGGCCGTCGCTCGCCAGCAGATAGGTGTCGCCCGCCCGCACCGTGCCGGAGAAGATGTCAGGCAGCACGTCGCCGCTCGCGCCCACGCACCGCGTGATCACGTTCGCGTAGGGATGGGTGCGCGCCTGCTCGGGCGTCAGGTACCCGGCGTCCACCTGCTCCTGCACGTAGGAGTGGTCCTTCGTAAGCTGGTGGAAGACGCCTTCGCGGAGGAGGTAGGCCCTGCTGTCGCCGACCTGGCCTATGAGATAGCGATTGCTGTGGAGCACCATGACGGTGGCGGTCGTGCCCATCCCGCGCTTGTCGTGCTCGGCCAGCGTCCGCTCGAAGATGGCTGCGTTCGCGCCGCGGATGGCCTGCGACAGGCGCGTCGCGGCGTCCTCCGGCGCGAGACCCTTGAACGAGCCCAGGTCCCGAGAGATGAGCCGGACCGCCATGTCGCTCGCGACTTCGCCCGCCGCGTGACCGCCCATCCCGTCCGCCACCACGAACACCCCCCGCTCGGGGACCATCAGGTAATTGTCCTCGTTCCCGGACCGTATCAGTCCGACGTCGGTGCGAGCGGCGCAGGTGATGTGCAGAGTCACGCTCACCTAACGGCCTCCCGACGGCGGCTTGATGTCCTGGAGCTTGACGGCCGAGATCATGCGCGTGGACACCGGCGCGTTCACGCCGAAGGAATCGTCGGTGGGCTCGAACACCAGCTGCACGTCGCCGAACCGCACGAAGGCGCCGGGCGCTATGGCGACGTCGCCCTTGACGCGCTCGCCGTCCACCATCGTGCCGTTGGTGGACTCGAGGTCGGTGAGGATCCACAGCCCCTCGCGCCGCGTGAGCTTGGCGTGCTGTGAAGAGACCGAGTCGTCGGGGATGACGAGGTCGCAGTAGTCCGCGCGGCCGATGTTCACCACCGGCACCTTCACGATCAGGCGCTGGCCCTTGAGCGACCCGGTGCGCACCAGGAACTTCGCGAGCGCCGGCGGGCCGGCGGGCCTGGGGGCGGACGGCGGCGGAGCCTGCGGCAGAGCGGCGGCTGGCGGCTTGGGCACGGGCGGGGCCGGTGGCGGCGCGGCCGCGACAGGAGGCTTGGGGGCAGGCGGGGCCGCCGGCGGTACGGCAGCGGCCGGTGGCTTCGGCGCGGGCGGTGCAGGCGCGGCTGCCGGGGGAGGAGGCGCAGCCCGCGGTGGCGCCTGGGCTGCGGGCGGCACGGACGGCACCGGCTTGCCGGTCTCGAAGTATCCGGTCGAAACCAGCTGCGCTGCGCCCGCCGGGGGTGGGGGCGGCGCGGTGAAGGCCGGCGGAGCAGGCGGCGGTGGAGCCGGAGCAGGCGGCGGTGCGGCCGCTGGTGGCGCGGGAGCCGGAGCGACCGGGACCGCGGGCGCCGCAGGCGCCGCGGGCGCGACGTCCGCGTAGAACCGGAACTCCTCCTCTCCCAGCTTTATCACGTCCGCTCGGGCCAGGAGCCGCTGGTTCTGCACCCGCTCCCCGTTCACGAACGTCCCATTGGTGCTCGAGTCCACCAGGATGTAGCCGCGAGGGCTCACCATGATCTCGGCGTGGCGCCGTGAGATCTGTCCACCCAGCACGACCACGTCTGCGCTCGCGTCCCGGCCGAACTTCAGGGATGCTCCCAGCACCTGATACTCGCGCCCGTCGGTGAGCGAAACGATTCGGCCACCCGTGGCGGTCGTCGCCTTGCCGGCGGCCTTCGACGGTCCGGCCGGCGGGTCGGGGAGCTTCAGGGCGGAGATGTACTGCGTGCTGCCGCTCTTCCGCTCATCCACGAAGAGCAGGTCGATGCCGCCGATCGTGACCTTGTCCCCATGCAGCAGCGGCTGCGGCAACATGCCGAGCATCACGCCGTTGACCTCGATCGCCGCACCCGGATCCACCTTCCGGATCGCCACGGAAAGGTCCGGGGCCGCGGTGAGCACGGCGTGCCGGAGGGCGATGCCCTGTCCCTCGAGCCTGAGGTGACAATCGGCCCCCGTACCAATCAACATCTCGCCCGACGGGATCGTATGGCGCTTCCCGCCGAATTCGATAAATGCCATCAGCAAGCCTCAACCGGGGGATGGGAAAAACGTAGCCGACGCGGCGTAACGGTGCAAGCTGGCGCAGCTTACGACCCCGGTGTAAGGGCCGCGCCGAGCTGAAGATGATACAGCTTCTCGTACAGTCCGCCGCGCGCGAGCAGCTCCCGGTGCGCCCCCCGCTCCCGGATCTGCCCGTGATGCAGCACCAGGATCGTGTCGGCATCCTGGACCGTGGAGAGCCGGTGTGCAACCACCAGGCACGTCCTTCCACGCATCAGCTCCACGATCGCCGCCTGGACTTGCTCCTCCGACTCGGCGTCCACCGATGAGGTCGCCTCGTCGAGCACCAGGACCGCCGGCCGCACCGCCAGCGCGCGTGCGAACGCGAGCAACTGGCGCTCCCCCACCGACAGGCTCGCCCCGCGCTCCCCGAGGCGGTGATCGTACCGCTGCGGCAGCCGCCGGATGAAGCGGTGCGCCCCGACCCGCTCGGCTGCGGCTTCCACCGCCCGGTCGTCAATGGGCTGGTCGAGCCGGATGTTGCTCCGGATGTCGCCCGTGAAGAGGAAGATGTCCTGCTGGACCAGCCCGATCCGCGCCCGCAGGTCGGCCTGCGCGACATCCCGAACGTTTACACCATCCACGGTGATCCTGCCGTGATCCACGTCATGAAAGCGCAACAAGAGGTTGATGACCGTCGTCTTCCCAGCCCCGGTGTGCCCCACCAGCGCCACCTTCTCCCCCGGCCGCGCGGTGAACGAGACCCCGCGCAGCACCCAGCCCTCATCGTCACCCAGCGGCGCAGCGCTCGGGTAACGGAACCAGACGTCCTCGAACGCCACCTCGCCGCGGGGCGGCTCAGGCAGGCGCCGGGCGGGCTCCGGGTCCCGCACCGTCTCCGGCTCGTCCAGCAGGCGGAAGACGCGCTCCGACGAGGCCATCGCCGACTGGACGATGTTGAACTTGTCGGCGATGTCCTGAAGGGGCTGGAAGAAGCGCCGGGTCAGCTGGAAGAAGGCCGCCAGCACGCCGATGGTGAGCGTGTGGCCGAGCACTCGCCCGCCGCCGTAGACCAGCAGCGTGGCGAGCGCTACGGACATCAGCACTTCGATCACCGGGAAGAACACCGCGTACACCGTGATGGACACGAGGTGCGCATCGAGGTGGGCGCGGTTCACTTCCTCGTAGCGGTGGAGGGTCCATTCCTCCCGGCCGAAGAGCTGGACGATCCGCATCCCCGAGATGTGTTCCTGGAGGAAGGAGTTGATCCGCGCGAGTCGGACCCGGATCTCCCGGTACGATTCGCGGACCCGGACCCGGAAGACCTGGGCCGCCAGCGCCATCACCGGGATGACGGCGAACGCGGCCAGTGCCAGGCGCCAGTCCACCCAGAGCATCCACGCCATGATGACGAACAGCGCGAACAGGTCGCCGAAGAGCGCCACGACGCCCGAAGTGAACAGCTCGTTCAGCGTCTCGACATCGCTCGTGACGCGGGTCATAAGTCGCCCGACGGGGTTGCGGTCGTAGAATGCGACACCCAGGCGCTGGAGCTTCGCGAAGATCTCGAGCCTGAGGTCGATCATCACCCGCTGTCCGATGCGGGCGGTCACGATGGTCTGGCCGTACTCCAGCACGAACTCGGCGAGGAGCGCGGCGGAGAAGAGAGCCGCCAGCACTCCCAGCCGATGGGTGTCGCGCGTGGGGATGGCGCGGTCGATCGCCTCCCGGGTGAAGTAGGGGCCCGCCAGCTGGAGCGCCGCCGTGCCCAGGAGCATTAGAAAGGCGAACGCCGCGGACCAGCCGTAGGGGATCAGGTAGCGAAGCAGGCGCCGCAGCAGCGACGCATCCAGCGGCTTGCCGAGGACGTCCTCCTCGTGGAGCGAGGCCGTCACGCGATCTGGGAGCCCGCGACGGCGGTCTCCTCCACCTCATCCAGGCGGCCGTGCAGCAGCTTGTAGAAGACGAACGAGCCGAAGATGACGGTCGCGTAGCTGACCGTGAACCTCCAGATGATGGTGTAGGCGGGAAGGAGCTCGTTCCTCACGTAGACGCTCATGAGCGCCGCCGAGAGCGCCTCCGCCGCCCCGGCGCCACCGGGCGTGGGCATGAAGTAGAGCAGGAACGATATCGTGGTCTGGACGATCAGGACGTCCACGAAGTGCGCCTGGATCCCCAGCGCGCGCAGCGTGACGTAGCCGGCAAGCAGGCGGTTGGCGTGCGCGAGCCCGGACGTCAGCACGCCTACGAACATCTGGAGCCAGCCGCTCGGCGTCCGGAAATAGGCCCCCACGCACTCGTGCATGCGGTCGATGCCGGCACGCAGGCCGTCGACGCGCTTGGCCATCCGCTCGCCGTGGTGGCGCTCGAGCCAGTTCACGGCCCGGTGGAAGAGCGACGTCGTCACCTTCGGGAAGCCGAGGGCGAGGATCATCACGACGCCGACCAGGCCGAATGTCGCGGCGCTGGTCTTGAAAACATCGTAGAGCGAGATGCTCAGGAACTGGATGCCGTGGGCCTCGAGCGACCGGCCGGCCCCCAGCACGATCGCCAGCGGTCCCGCGACAGCGAAGAAGATCACCGTCGTGACGAAGCTCATCAGCGTGGAGGTCATGGCCTCGGGGAGCGGCACGCCGTAGCGCTTCATCGTCAGGATCATCGTCGGGCCGCCGCCCGCCTGCGCCGGAGTGAGGTACGCCGCCCAAGCGGTCAGCCCGCCCGCCGTCACCATGCCCCGGAACGGCGTCCTGGGCCAGACGTGCCTGGTGAGGAGCCAGATCCGGATGCCGCCACCAAGCCAATCGGACGAGGCGAGCACCATGGCTACCACCAACCATCCTGGCCGCACTTGCGCGAAGGCGTGGAGCGTGGATTGCCACGCCCCGGTCCGCCATAGGACCGCCACGACGCCGAGGACGGAAACGAGGCCGAAGATCTGAAGCCCGCGTTTCAAAGTGCGCGGGTTGAGGATGGAGGCCATGAGGCCGGGAAACTAGCCTGCCCGCCGCGAGGTGGCTACCGTTCCCAGGCTGTGGACCGCATGCTCGTCGTTCGGGGGGCCCGGCAACACAACCTGCGGGGTTTCACCCTCGCCCTGCCGCACCGCCGCCTCATCGTCCTGACCGGCCCATCCGGCTCGGGGAAGTCGTCGCTCGCCTTCGACACGATCTACGCCGAGGGACAGCGGCGGTACATCGAATCGCTCTCGACCTACGCCAAGCAGTTCCTCGAGCGGATGCCGCGGCCCGCCATGGACTCGGTCGAGGGCATCGCGCCCGCGGTCGCGATCGAGCAGAAGAACCCCACGACCTCCAGCCGCTCGACCGTAGGCACGGCGACCGAGATCTACGACTACCTGCGCCTCCTCTGGGCCCGCATCGGACGCGCGCGCTGCGTGGCGTGCGGCGGCGAGGTGAGGACGGATACGGTGCAGGAGGTCGTGGACCGGCTTGGTGAAGGGCGGACGGACGGACCGGCGGACGGACCGGCGGTGATGGTCGCCTTTCCGCTGCCGCCGGCGGTCAGGGCGAACCACGCGCAGATCGTCGAGAATCTCTCTGCGATGGGATTCGTCCGCGTCATGATCGGCGGCGTAGTGCACCGCCTCGACCAACTCCCCAGGAAGCTCGACCTGAGCAAGACGAAGGGCGCGCTCGTCATCGTCGACCGAGTTATCGCGACGCCGGAGAACGCCGAGCGCCTCGCCGACTCTCTGGCGACGGCGTTCGCCGAGGGCGACGGACTGGTCGTCGTGGTGGGGGAAGGCGGCAAAGCCCTTCGCTTCAGCAACACCCCCCGCTGCCTCTCGTGCGACGAGCCCGCCCCGACCCTCACACCGGCGCTGTTCTCCTTCAACCACCCGCGCGGCGCGTGCCCCGGCTGCAACGGATTCGGCGCGGTGCTCGAGTACGACGAGCGGCTCGTCGTCCCCGATGCCTCGCGGGCGATCGAGGACGGCGCGATCGATCCGTGGACCAAGCCGCGCTACGAGGGCCGGCGAAGGCTGCTCAAGCAGACCTGCCAGGGCGAAGACATCCCGACCGACTTGCCATGGAGCAAACTGAAAGCCGACAGCCGACGGCTCCTCCTGCACGGAAGGAAAGGCCGCTACCTCGGCATCTTCCCGTTCCTCAAAGGACTCGAGCGGAAGCGCTACAAGCAGTACGTCCGCGTCTTCCTCAGGCAGTACCAGATGGCGAGCGAGTGCCCCGCGTGCCACGGCCAGAGGCTGCGGCCCGACGCGCTCGCGGTCTTCGTCGGTGGCGAGACCATCGGCCAGGCGGCCGCGCGCACCGCGGAGGATCTCGCCCGCTGGGTGGCGAACCTGCCGCTCACCGCGTACGAGCGCGCCGTCGCCGACGTCGTG is a genomic window containing:
- a CDS encoding HD domain-containing protein, producing the protein MRRAGPRGEVVRDLLWQNIALEPAALEVVDTPAFQRLRYVRQLGHAFLVYPGATHTRFEHALGAYGLARRALDILGAQEGGDAISDRDSLFIRLGALLHDIGHYPFSHALEEAGFTSHETLAAGLLSRPPLAEVLADHGFERPAETFGALVRGTSDHPLAGLISGSIDVDKIDYLKRDALMCGVPYGEVDVDRLLACLTVTELGGRRTVGILEKGVAALESLLFAKYQMYRNVYWHHAVRSATAMFKRLVREAVLDRALDPGSLVETTDDALVHDIAARDRTGMAKALRERRLYKRALESLPAELPAPLPSWLRDDAVRLARAEDALARAVGLGRGELLIDLPHKEAMLGLDLPIVRRDGSVERLTQKGWPGRMDLPPFAAGLAESACRLRVFVGRPVEVEREALLEVLAG
- a CDS encoding ABC transporter ATP-binding protein, producing MTASLHEEDVLGKPLDASLLRRLLRYLIPYGWSAAFAFLMLLGTAALQLAGPYFTREAIDRAIPTRDTHRLGVLAALFSAALLAEFVLEYGQTIVTARIGQRVMIDLRLEIFAKLQRLGVAFYDRNPVGRLMTRVTSDVETLNELFTSGVVALFGDLFALFVIMAWMLWVDWRLALAAFAVIPVMALAAQVFRVRVRESYREIRVRLARINSFLQEHISGMRIVQLFGREEWTLHRYEEVNRAHLDAHLVSITVYAVFFPVIEVLMSVALATLLVYGGGRVLGHTLTIGVLAAFFQLTRRFFQPLQDIADKFNIVQSAMASSERVFRLLDEPETVRDPEPARRLPEPPRGEVAFEDVWFRYPSAAPLGDDEGWVLRGVSFTARPGEKVALVGHTGAGKTTVINLLLRFHDVDHGRITVDGVNVRDVAQADLRARIGLVQQDIFLFTGDIRSNIRLDQPIDDRAVEAAAERVGAHRFIRRLPQRYDHRLGERGASLSVGERQLLAFARALAVRPAVLVLDEATSSVDAESEEQVQAAIVELMRGRTCLVVAHRLSTVQDADTILVLHHGQIRERGAHRELLARGGLYEKLYHLQLGAALTPGS
- a CDS encoding phosphoenolpyruvate carboxykinase, with the protein product MTTTAAPSTLHGHGLRHTGTAFWNLTPAGLYEEAVKRGEGTVAAGGPIVVITRPHTGRSPNDKFVVREPASESTVWWGNVNQPFEPAKFDALHAAVLHHLETQDLFIRDLFAGADPKYRLPVRFITPRAWSALFVNNMLVRPHAAELAGFEPGFTVLHAPEFQADPAKHGTKSGTFIIISFAKKLILIGGTRYGGEMKKSIFTIMNYLLPDRDVLPMHCSANVAKNGESAIFFGLSGTGKTTLSADPERGLIGDDEHGWSDRGVFNFEGGCYAKVIRLSPRGEPEIYATTRRFGTVLENVVIDPVTRELNLDSQEITENTRACYPIDYIPNHVPSGAAGHPQHVVFLTADAFGVLPPISKLSADQAMYHFLSGYTAKVAGTERGVTEPKETFSTCFGAPFLPRPPALYAEMLGKRIHQHKVSCWLVNTGWTGGPYGVGQRMNLGYTRSMLRAALAGALDGAACTPDPVFGVRVPHHVPDVPDDVLRPRDTWTDRAAYDAQAARLAGLFAKNFEKYAAGVPQTVRDAGPKAG
- a CDS encoding NADP-dependent malic enzyme, whose amino-acid sequence is MTVRRQEALDYHAGGRPGKIQIAITKPCKTQRDLSLAYTPGVAEPCLDIQKNPDDAYRYTARGNLVAVVSNGTAVLGLGDIGALAGKPVMEGKGVLFKAFADVDVFDLEINAPTAQDCIRFCEMLEPTVGGINLEDIKAPECFEVEETLKKRLKIPVFHDDQHGTAIISGAALLNAAEIVGKRLEDLQVVFSGAGASAIATANHYVRLGVKLEHIILVDTKGVVHPERTDLNPYKAAFARDTNARTLGEAMKGADVFVGLSVAGIVSRDMVAGMAERPIVFALANPTPEIMPDEVRAARPDAIVATGRSDFPNQVNNVLGFPFIFRGALDVRARAVNDEMKMAATRALAALTREEVPEAVLLAYGLDHLHFGPDYLIPKPLDARVLLWVAPAVAEAAVKSGVARTTLDPVRYREQLEERFGASRALVRTLTARARRTLQRLVFPEGHDHRVLRAAHLLADEGVAKPILLGSRERIARAAAEAEVPLDALTIVDPATDAARERYAKGLWERRARKGVTEHQAIQLASRPDYFGSLMVALGDADALLYGIEQIYPDKLHAPLQVVGVTPLAGIAAGVIAVTIERDSYFLADTTLVEHPDARTVATIASQTAKLVRRFGLVPRVALLSFSNFGSYRTDDSTRMALAARILHDEEPDLEADGEMMAETALTPALLRGQYPFSRLKGQANVLIFPGVAAANIAYQLIKCLAGAQVIGPMIVGTAKPVHLLRRDSSVEDVVNMAVIAAVDAQERCR
- a CDS encoding Stp1/IreP family PP2C-type Ser/Thr phosphatase, with amino-acid sequence MSVTLHITCAARTDVGLIRSGNEDNYLMVPERGVFVVADGMGGHAAGEVASDMAVRLISRDLGSFKGLAPEDAATRLSQAIRGANAAIFERTLAEHDKRGMGTTATVMVLHSNRYLIGQVGDSRAYLLREGVFHQLTKDHSYVQEQVDAGYLTPEQARTHPYANVITRCVGASGDVLPDIFSGTVRAGDTYLLASDGLTGMVEDDGLASILQTQGTPEKWVDRMVAEANRRGGLDNITAIIVHVDSAGEMPEDTTTTAETRSPRTSGETQAPAVA
- a CDS encoding FHA domain-containing protein codes for the protein MAFIEFGGKRHTIPSGEMLIGTGADCHLRLEGQGIALRHAVLTAAPDLSVAIRKVDPGAAIEVNGVMLGMLPQPLLHGDKVTIGGIDLLFVDERKSGSTQYISALKLPDPPAGPSKAAGKATTATGGRIVSLTDGREYQVLGASLKFGRDASADVVVLGGQISRRHAEIMVSPRGYILVDSSTNGTFVNGERVQNQRLLARADVIKLGEEEFRFYADVAPAAPAAPAVPVAPAPAPPAAAPPPAPAPPPPAPPAFTAPPPPPAGAAQLVSTGYFETGKPVPSVPPAAQAPPRAAPPPPAAAPAPPAPKPPAAAVPPAAPPAPKPPVAAAPPPAPPVPKPPAAALPQAPPPSAPRPAGPPALAKFLVRTGSLKGQRLIVKVPVVNIGRADYCDLVIPDDSVSSQHAKLTRREGLWILTDLESTNGTMVDGERVKGDVAIAPGAFVRFGDVQLVFEPTDDSFGVNAPVSTRMISAVKLQDIKPPSGGR
- a CDS encoding lysylphosphatidylglycerol synthase transmembrane domain-containing protein; this translates as MASILNPRTLKRGLQIFGLVSVLGVVAVLWRTGAWQSTLHAFAQVRPGWLVVAMVLASSDWLGGGIRIWLLTRHVWPRTPFRGMVTAGGLTAWAAYLTPAQAGGGPTMILTMKRYGVPLPEAMTSTLMSFVTTVIFFAVAGPLAIVLGAGRSLEAHGIQFLSISLYDVFKTSAATFGLVGVVMILALGFPKVTTSLFHRAVNWLERHHGERMAKRVDGLRAGIDRMHECVGAYFRTPSGWLQMFVGVLTSGLAHANRLLAGYVTLRALGIQAHFVDVLIVQTTISFLLYFMPTPGGAGAAEALSAALMSVYVRNELLPAYTIIWRFTVSYATVIFGSFVFYKLLHGRLDEVEETAVAGSQIA